One Oryza brachyantha chromosome 3, ObraRS2, whole genome shotgun sequence DNA segment encodes these proteins:
- the LOC102699854 gene encoding putative hydrolase C777.06c, with protein MDACVVQVPEAASTPRAVWSRLSSSSRSQQQQQLVKAVVEHQQREKKKSLKRKTSFPPTAPSPTRVCGGGGGDITNSKLNKAEQEEKQRTKSEPPKKKFFPNYVPRSSPNFSHQRRIDPAMDAAPPPSSSVIFLGTGCSGALPDARCLIHPSTPPCPVCSQALSLPPERNPNYRCNTSLLIDYCQDDGSHNYILIDVGKTFREQVLRWFSQHKIPYVHSIILTHEHADAVLGLDDVWVVQPSGCRNGFSQVPIFLTKFTMDSVAARFPYLMKNKLEEDDEISQIIQLDWKIIEGDIDKPFVSSGLEFVPLPVMHGEDYVCLGFLFGRKARIAYLSDVSRILPRTEHAISKSGAGQLDLLVLETNTLHGEGDPGSCHLTLTQTLNAVKRISPKRALLIGMNHEFEHHKENQTLAEWSSREGIPVQLAHDGLRVFIDL; from the exons ATGGACGCTTGCGTCGTGCAAGTTCCGGAGGCAGCGTcgacgccgcgcgccgtcTGGTCGAGGCTGTCGAGCTCGAGCAggagccagcagcagcagcagctggtcAAGGCTGTCGTCGAGCACCAGCAGCGA gaaaaaaagaaatctctGAAAAGGAAAACCTCCTTCCCGCCCACTGCACCATCGCCGACGCGAgtttgcggcggcggcggcggcgacatcaCCAACTCCAAATTAAACAAAGCAGAGCAAGAGGAGAAGCAGAGAACGAAATCTGagccccccaaaaaaaaattcttcccCAATTACGTACCGAGATCTAGTCCAAATTTTTCCCACCAGCGAAGGATCGATCCAGCCatggacgccgcgccgccgccatcgtcgtcggtCATCTTCCTGGGGACGGGCTGCTCCGGGGCGCTCCCCGACGCCCGGTGCCTCATCCACCCGTccacgccgccgtgccccgtctgCTCTCaggccctctccctcccgcccGAGCGGAACCCCAATTACAG GTGTAACACCTCCCTCTTGATAGATTACTGTCAGGACGATGGATCCCATAACTACATTCTAATCGATGTGGGCAAGACCTTCAGAGAACAAGTTCTCCGATGGTTTTCTCAACACAAGATCCCTTACGTTCACTCG ATTATTCTCACTCATGAGCACGCAGACGCCGTCTTAGGTCTGGACGATGTTTGGGTTGTACAACCAAGTGGTTGTAGAAATGGTTTTAGCCAAGTTCCTATTTTTCTCACCAAATTCACAATGGACAG TGTTGCAGCAAGATTCCCCtatttaatgaaaaacaaGCTAGAGGAAGATGATGAAATTTCCCAAATCATTCAACTCGACTGGAAGATAATTGAGGGTGATATTGACAAACCATTTGTATCATCAGGGCTAGAGTTTGTTCCCCTGCCA GTCATGCATGGAGAGGATTatgtttgtttaggattcctATTTGGAAGGAAAGCGAGAATCGCATATTTATCTGATGTCTCAAGAATTCTACCTAGAACTGAGCATG CAATTTCGAAGTCTGGTGCTGGACAACTTGATCTTCTTGTACTAGAAACAAACACGTTACACGGGGAG GGAGATCCTGGCAGTTGCCACCTTACCCTGACTCAG ACCCTTAATGCTGTCAAAAGGATAAGTCCTAAGAGAGCTCTATTAATTGGAATGAACCATGAATTTGAACATCACAAGGAAAATCAGACGCTGGCAGAATGGTCTAGCAG AGAAGGAATACCGGTACAACTAGCTCATGATGGCCTCCGCGTGTTTATTGACCTGTAG